A part of Paenibacillus sp. 481 genomic DNA contains:
- a CDS encoding GPW/gp25 family protein produces the protein MNKTFLGRGWKFPVQVDAATGRIVMSEFEDDIAEAIRIILRTSPGERVMRSDFGCDADRYVFGLTDRTTRHLIETSIKKAIQTWEPRVTDVEVHSESDPESPQRLLVSIRYVVRTTNNLYNLVYPYYLHEGIK, from the coding sequence ATGAACAAAACGTTTCTCGGTAGAGGATGGAAATTTCCCGTTCAGGTAGATGCAGCTACCGGTCGGATCGTTATGTCGGAGTTCGAGGATGATATCGCGGAAGCGATTCGGATCATTTTACGAACTTCTCCAGGCGAGCGGGTAATGAGAAGCGATTTTGGCTGTGATGCTGATCGCTATGTATTCGGATTAACCGATCGCACCACGCGGCACTTAATTGAAACAAGCATCAAGAAAGCTATTCAGACGTGGGAACCGCGTGTAACTGACGTTGAGGTTCATTCCGAATCAGACCCAGAAAGCCCACAACGGCTGCTAGTTTCGATTCGATATGTGGTTCGAACGACGAACAATCTGTACAATCTCGTCTATCCGTACTACCTCCATGAAGGAATTAAATAA
- a CDS encoding CIS tube protein, with product MQLTKAKIIVDQPKLHIDVLFNPNEYSLSASNKYALPTIPGLSSPITQFISGDSTTLTMDLFFDTYELGSDVRTFTLQIVNLLNIDKDLHAPPKCRFVWGSMDFSGVLEKVTQKYTMFLGDGTPVRATLNVTFREVKSITEQLQQIPRQSADRTKLRQLKQGEQLWIMASEEYETPAMWREIAKANGIDNPRWLTSGMQLVVPRLE from the coding sequence GTGCAGCTTACAAAAGCAAAGATCATTGTAGACCAGCCCAAACTTCATATCGATGTCTTGTTCAATCCGAACGAGTACTCGCTCAGTGCAAGCAATAAATATGCGCTGCCGACGATTCCTGGACTCTCTAGCCCAATCACCCAATTTATTAGCGGTGATTCGACGACGTTAACGATGGATTTGTTTTTCGATACGTACGAATTAGGATCTGACGTCCGCACCTTTACGCTGCAAATTGTCAACTTGCTGAACATCGACAAAGACCTTCATGCACCGCCCAAATGTCGGTTCGTGTGGGGCTCCATGGACTTTAGCGGTGTATTGGAAAAAGTAACCCAAAAATACACGATGTTTCTTGGCGATGGAACCCCCGTGCGTGCAACACTGAACGTCACGTTTCGTGAAGTGAAATCGATAACGGAGCAGCTACAGCAAATTCCGCGTCAATCGGCGGATCGTACGAAGTTGCGCCAGCTCAAGCAGGGGGAACAGCTGTGGATAATGGCTAGCGAAGAATATGAAACTCCAGCAATGTGGCGAGAGATTGCCAAAGCGAATGGGATTGATAATCCTCGTTGGCTAACATCAGGAATGCAGCTGGTCGTTCCGCGATTGGAGTAA
- a CDS encoding phage late control D family protein — translation MGQLTLNQTAYTFEAIEKKYRDFLAPTFQILINGANITTTVAVSRITVETSVETEANSFNFTVNNAFDIVKREFQWLDEYFAVGTYIEIKFGYVDKLETLLYGLITSVTCDFPSEGGLPKLMVRGMDISFLMMRGLKSRSWEQKKFSEVAAEVGKQYVSDVSVDDSGEAIDIIAQNECNDFQFLTQMAKEINYDFFIVGKTMYFRKALTQMTPVMTLVWGKTLRSFTPEMNIASQIGEVVVRSWDPIQTQLIEASSTQVTKLGGNSKTGKDIMNALGTYKEYVYTNVDTVQEAQKKADAILNHKAMQLISGNGECIGIPELIAGRYLTLEGVGQKLSQPYYLKAVTHTIDSSGYIIRFKVGGNAV, via the coding sequence ATGGGACAATTAACGCTAAATCAAACGGCTTACACATTCGAAGCCATTGAAAAAAAATATCGTGACTTCCTAGCGCCCACTTTTCAGATTCTGATTAATGGTGCGAACATTACGACAACCGTGGCGGTCAGCCGAATAACAGTTGAGACAAGCGTCGAGACCGAAGCCAATTCGTTCAATTTTACCGTTAATAACGCGTTTGATATCGTTAAAAGAGAGTTTCAATGGCTGGACGAATATTTCGCCGTTGGAACGTATATCGAGATTAAGTTCGGGTACGTCGATAAACTAGAAACGCTCTTGTACGGTCTGATTACCTCGGTAACGTGCGATTTTCCGTCGGAAGGGGGATTGCCGAAACTGATGGTTAGGGGAATGGATATTTCATTCCTGATGATGAGAGGACTCAAATCCCGATCATGGGAGCAAAAAAAGTTTAGCGAGGTAGCAGCAGAGGTCGGCAAACAGTACGTGTCTGACGTGTCGGTCGACGACTCTGGAGAGGCCATTGATATAATCGCCCAGAACGAATGCAACGATTTTCAATTTTTAACGCAGATGGCCAAAGAAATTAACTATGACTTTTTTATCGTAGGCAAGACGATGTATTTTCGCAAAGCATTAACACAAATGACTCCGGTCATGACGTTAGTATGGGGGAAAACATTACGAAGCTTCACTCCGGAAATGAATATCGCTTCACAAATCGGTGAGGTCGTCGTACGAAGCTGGGACCCCATCCAAACACAGCTAATTGAAGCCTCCTCTACACAGGTGACGAAGCTAGGTGGAAACTCAAAGACGGGCAAGGACATCATGAATGCGCTCGGAACATATAAGGAATACGTTTATACCAATGTAGATACCGTCCAAGAAGCTCAAAAAAAGGCCGATGCGATATTGAACCATAAGGCTATGCAGCTCATTTCTGGAAACGGGGAATGTATCGGCATACCCGAATTGATTGCGGGCCGATATTTGACGCTCGAAGGAGTCGGCCAAAAATTGAGCCAGCCTTACTATTTAAAAGCGGTTACTCACACCATCGATAGTTCAGGCTACATCATTCGCTTTAAGGTAGGAGGTAATGCGGTGTGA
- a CDS encoding baseplate J/gp47 family protein, producing MLPLPNLDDRDFEQIVKNAKQLIPKLSPNWTDENVHDPGITLIELLAWLTEMQQYFLNRVTVKNELKFLKLLGIRREDAAFAKVDVTFNQVTTETVVPKGTKLEAGGESFETDETILLVPNGISKVLVRSDTEQVDRTSANAYIGAAFYVFGPKAEAGSKLYLGFDSPLPIGKSLALTVHLYEDYPISLGSATGNDNGKRSCHYPTVQLSCTYFGSSLDAQEVVANWQPLEILVDETCQFTCSGRITFRIPSEMHPITMYPTNDRARYWICFTVVEDGYEVAPQMLNMCLNTVAASHYDTLSSELLIDGTSKPGQMFTVDDYLSYYGKVEVQVRQADGGWMDWQCTDSLSLLGPMEQGFTLLRNPETKETVVEFGDGIHGAMPPDGRQTIRLISYAPAFEQERWIGDSRGLPEQVYPLYKDNLLPEFFRLQVGERHDGYEELIWYDWTRVDDFDHSSSYDRHYVLDHEKGELLFGDHEQGMIPEASERSNIRIIASKVGGGQRGNIKSNSVFTHNERHEMNGISGSSTELLSLTGNNRFHGTGGVERETIEDAKGKITLALKKRHSAVTNEDFEEIVKSTPGLRVARSKALPLYKPGLKDYPARKSPTHMSVVVIPYSDALKPMPSQAFLQAIKAYIEPYRLLTTQVHIIAPVYVEITVQAVVAVEPNGKDVDLTILDVLNSHLQPLDLKDGTKGWTFGCTVHKGDIYGIIQTVKGVAFIQDLSIHAKGKEIHKAASGDIHIPPHGLVYPGNHVITTIKSPQQ from the coding sequence ATGCTGCCTTTACCGAATTTGGACGATAGGGACTTTGAACAGATTGTAAAGAATGCCAAGCAACTTATTCCTAAATTAAGTCCGAATTGGACGGATGAAAACGTTCATGATCCCGGTATTACGTTGATCGAGCTTTTAGCATGGTTGACGGAGATGCAGCAATATTTTTTAAATCGAGTTACGGTTAAAAATGAGCTGAAGTTTCTGAAGCTGCTCGGTATTCGCCGAGAGGATGCAGCATTCGCGAAGGTAGACGTGACCTTTAATCAGGTTACTACAGAAACGGTCGTCCCTAAAGGAACCAAATTGGAGGCAGGCGGGGAATCGTTTGAAACGGACGAAACGATTTTGCTCGTTCCAAACGGCATCTCCAAAGTGCTCGTCCGTTCCGACACAGAACAAGTGGATCGTACCTCTGCCAATGCGTATATCGGGGCGGCATTCTACGTATTCGGCCCGAAGGCGGAGGCGGGCAGCAAGCTATATTTGGGTTTCGATTCTCCGTTACCTATAGGGAAAAGCTTGGCGTTGACGGTTCATCTCTATGAAGATTATCCGATTTCATTAGGAAGCGCGACAGGCAATGACAACGGCAAACGAAGCTGCCATTATCCGACTGTCCAATTGTCCTGTACCTATTTCGGCTCGTCACTGGACGCTCAAGAAGTTGTGGCCAATTGGCAGCCGCTCGAGATCTTGGTCGATGAAACGTGTCAGTTCACTTGCAGTGGTCGAATTACTTTTCGAATTCCGAGTGAGATGCACCCAATTACCATGTATCCGACCAACGATCGAGCGCGATATTGGATTTGCTTTACAGTCGTCGAGGATGGGTATGAGGTCGCACCACAAATGCTAAATATGTGCTTGAATACAGTGGCAGCCTCCCATTACGATACACTTTCCTCCGAGCTGTTGATCGATGGGACGAGCAAGCCGGGACAGATGTTCACTGTCGACGACTACTTGAGCTACTACGGTAAAGTTGAAGTACAAGTGCGGCAAGCAGACGGCGGTTGGATGGATTGGCAATGTACGGACTCGTTGTCTCTGCTCGGTCCGATGGAACAAGGCTTTACACTGCTCAGGAATCCTGAAACGAAGGAAACCGTGGTGGAGTTTGGCGATGGAATCCACGGTGCGATGCCACCGGATGGGAGGCAAACGATTAGGCTTATATCGTATGCTCCAGCCTTTGAGCAGGAGCGCTGGATCGGCGACAGCAGGGGGCTTCCTGAACAGGTGTATCCACTGTATAAGGACAACTTGCTGCCCGAGTTCTTTCGGCTTCAAGTCGGGGAACGACACGATGGATACGAAGAGTTAATTTGGTACGACTGGACTCGGGTGGATGATTTTGATCATTCATCCTCCTATGACCGACATTACGTGCTGGACCATGAAAAAGGAGAGCTATTGTTTGGTGATCATGAGCAGGGGATGATTCCAGAAGCGTCCGAGCGCTCTAACATTCGGATCATCGCCAGCAAGGTCGGGGGAGGACAGCGGGGAAACATTAAGAGCAACTCTGTGTTTACGCATAACGAGCGACACGAGATGAACGGGATAAGCGGAAGCTCGACGGAGCTGTTGTCGCTTACAGGAAATAACCGATTTCACGGCACCGGAGGCGTCGAGCGGGAAACGATAGAGGATGCCAAGGGAAAAATAACGCTGGCGCTCAAGAAAAGACATAGCGCGGTCACAAACGAAGACTTTGAAGAAATCGTAAAATCGACGCCAGGGCTTCGCGTTGCTAGATCCAAAGCACTGCCTTTGTACAAGCCGGGCTTGAAAGATTATCCTGCGCGGAAGTCTCCTACGCATATGAGCGTTGTCGTCATCCCATATAGCGATGCCTTGAAGCCTATGCCCAGCCAAGCGTTCTTGCAGGCGATTAAAGCCTACATCGAACCGTACCGGCTGCTCACGACCCAGGTACATATCATCGCACCTGTGTACGTGGAAATAACCGTTCAAGCTGTTGTTGCGGTCGAGCCAAATGGGAAAGACGTCGATCTAACGATACTAGACGTGTTGAACAGCCACCTACAGCCATTGGATTTAAAGGATGGCACGAAGGGTTGGACGTTCGGCTGCACCGTACACAAAGGTGATATTTATGGGATCATTCAAACGGTTAAGGGCGTAGCCTTTATCCAAGACTTATCGATCCACGCCAAGGGAAAAGAGATTCACAAAGCGGCTAGCGGAGACATCCACATTCCGCCGCACGGGCTGGTTTATCCGGGTAATCATGTCATCACGACGATTAAATCGCCCCAGCAGTAA
- a CDS encoding baseplate J/gp47 family protein — protein sequence MKPPKIGPEDAKQLIEQIKRIAPYYTPEWKCSFEDPDAGTALMLIFADMFEQNSKRLNQVPYKNFIAFLNMLGISFLPPKPAQGYVTFELSTGAKEPVLIPEGTQVTGKTPDGTEDVIFETTGAILATPAEVVDAYNVSPDRDYIARALGLGRAGPLCSSSSTPFTMFQFDEGANMQAHTLYLAHRDLLLIRHAAVIQIVISNSEQRYLENEICTKLGDDTAVQWAYGAEGGWVPFDEVTVRDNRIFLHKKKIAHIIPQCIAGTDGMWIKCTLHKPLARDGAPFPIQDIRIDGLKLKSEHVEQAGHVGIAPDFLFFNDIQLTQTGGYPFGEYFAPYAVFYIGSCEVFSKKEGKITLQFQLQTHCNEWNNEALPKIDWKPIMKQSQFERPEPQKMVVEKVRWEYWDGESWVKLFDRSPYEDLFCNTEKRVQTVVFDCPPDLKETVVNSRLSCWIRVRILHIDPIHTANPIYFSPWVEDVQLFYEFKEKLFSPDVCLTSNNAEYADRTVAAIYGSQLFQPFAAIDCEYPAFYMGFAIPPMKGPISLYFSLQEQRYTSSQIPVLDWEYTSQYGSEVTWRKLKTIDTTESLTRSGTIQFAGPPDFAIVSYFGQRLYWIRAVNRDRLLEQQDKGQPLPIVKGIYLNTARVMQQESIRNELTWKKKLADGSDAYVLEQSPVISEEVWINETGHLTESEIEALQREGRHPVQAIRDSEQHIQKCWVAWLPVDSFADSGWNDRHYVIHRAAGHIRFGDGIHGKMPPNAGPESVKVHYRVGGGRQGNLDAFQIINLKNSIAFIQSVYNPQASGGGSDTETMEEVLRRGPNVVKHRNRAIAAQDFEWLAREACPNIHKVKCLANYNANLEREPGCITVVVITHGGMSDAPFFPELKKQVETYLLERTPSIVAFPDRIQVIQPAYLEVSVSASLFVTRMESILSVEEVSIETLNRFLDPVNGNYDGKGWSIGEMIHESIFYGLLKAIRGVSFVSDIALSVVRIEYGQRTEADAAVWAGLPHRVIVNGKHRITVNIQ from the coding sequence ATGAAACCACCAAAGATTGGACCAGAAGACGCTAAACAATTAATCGAGCAAATCAAGCGCATAGCCCCTTACTATACGCCAGAATGGAAATGTTCCTTTGAAGATCCAGATGCGGGGACAGCTTTAATGCTTATTTTCGCCGACATGTTCGAGCAAAATAGCAAGCGGCTTAATCAAGTGCCTTACAAAAACTTTATTGCTTTTTTAAATATGTTAGGCATCTCCTTTCTACCCCCTAAACCAGCACAGGGCTACGTAACCTTTGAGCTCAGTACGGGCGCAAAAGAACCGGTGCTCATTCCTGAGGGGACTCAGGTGACGGGGAAGACGCCTGACGGCACAGAAGATGTCATCTTTGAGACTACGGGCGCAATACTCGCCACGCCAGCGGAAGTTGTAGATGCTTATAACGTCAGTCCCGACAGAGATTATATTGCACGGGCACTTGGTCTTGGTCGTGCTGGCCCTTTATGTTCCTCTTCGTCAACACCGTTTACGATGTTTCAGTTCGATGAGGGAGCAAATATGCAAGCTCACACCCTTTATTTGGCCCATCGCGATTTGTTGCTTATTCGTCATGCGGCCGTGATTCAAATCGTAATCTCCAATTCTGAGCAGCGCTATTTGGAAAATGAGATCTGCACGAAGCTGGGGGACGATACCGCCGTACAGTGGGCATACGGGGCCGAGGGTGGATGGGTTCCATTTGATGAAGTAACCGTGCGGGATAACCGCATTTTTTTGCACAAAAAAAAGATAGCACACATCATTCCGCAGTGTATCGCGGGAACTGATGGTATGTGGATAAAATGCACGCTCCATAAACCGCTAGCGCGGGATGGCGCTCCTTTTCCGATACAGGACATTCGTATTGACGGTTTGAAGTTGAAGTCTGAGCATGTCGAGCAAGCTGGTCACGTTGGTATAGCGCCTGATTTTTTATTTTTTAATGATATTCAGCTTACCCAGACGGGAGGATACCCGTTCGGTGAGTATTTTGCGCCATATGCGGTGTTTTATATCGGAAGCTGTGAAGTGTTCAGCAAAAAGGAAGGGAAAATTACACTACAATTTCAACTGCAAACGCATTGCAACGAGTGGAACAACGAAGCGTTGCCAAAAATCGATTGGAAGCCAATCATGAAGCAGTCCCAATTCGAGCGTCCCGAACCGCAAAAAATGGTCGTGGAAAAAGTACGCTGGGAATATTGGGACGGAGAAAGCTGGGTCAAGCTATTCGACCGCTCCCCCTATGAAGATTTATTTTGCAATACGGAAAAAAGAGTACAGACGGTCGTGTTCGACTGTCCTCCTGATCTGAAAGAAACCGTTGTGAACTCACGGCTTAGTTGCTGGATTCGGGTTCGCATTTTACATATAGATCCGATACATACAGCTAATCCTATTTATTTTTCTCCTTGGGTTGAAGACGTTCAGCTATTTTATGAATTTAAGGAGAAGCTGTTTTCACCGGATGTTTGTTTGACATCCAACAACGCTGAGTATGCCGACAGAACTGTTGCGGCGATTTACGGAAGCCAACTGTTTCAGCCGTTTGCTGCAATCGATTGCGAGTATCCGGCTTTTTATATGGGTTTCGCCATCCCGCCGATGAAAGGACCGATCAGTCTATACTTTTCTTTGCAGGAGCAGCGCTACACGAGCTCGCAAATTCCTGTGCTGGACTGGGAATACACAAGTCAGTACGGCAGTGAAGTCACATGGCGCAAGCTTAAGACGATCGATACAACGGAGTCTTTGACACGGAGCGGGACGATACAATTTGCAGGGCCACCCGATTTCGCCATAGTGTCCTATTTTGGGCAAAGGTTGTACTGGATTCGTGCGGTTAACCGCGACCGACTGCTTGAACAGCAGGACAAAGGGCAACCACTGCCGATTGTCAAAGGAATTTACCTCAATACGGCACGGGTTATGCAGCAAGAGAGCATCCGTAATGAGTTGACTTGGAAAAAGAAGCTTGCTGACGGGAGCGACGCTTACGTGCTTGAGCAATCACCGGTCATCTCTGAGGAAGTGTGGATCAATGAGACCGGACATCTCACCGAGAGTGAAATTGAGGCACTTCAAAGGGAAGGTCGGCACCCCGTGCAAGCGATTCGCGATTCAGAGCAGCATATCCAGAAATGTTGGGTCGCGTGGCTGCCAGTCGATTCTTTTGCCGATTCAGGCTGGAATGACCGACATTACGTGATTCATCGAGCGGCGGGACATATTCGGTTTGGGGATGGAATCCATGGAAAAATGCCGCCAAATGCGGGGCCTGAGAGCGTGAAAGTTCATTATCGAGTCGGAGGCGGGCGGCAGGGGAATCTGGACGCTTTTCAAATCATCAATTTGAAAAACTCTATCGCGTTTATTCAGTCGGTATACAACCCTCAAGCTTCCGGAGGTGGCAGCGATACAGAAACGATGGAAGAGGTGCTGCGACGCGGTCCCAACGTTGTCAAGCATCGCAATCGTGCCATTGCTGCACAGGATTTCGAATGGCTAGCTAGAGAAGCGTGCCCGAATATACATAAAGTTAAATGTCTAGCGAATTACAACGCTAATTTGGAGCGTGAGCCCGGCTGTATTACGGTCGTGGTTATTACCCACGGCGGGATGTCTGACGCTCCTTTTTTTCCAGAACTGAAAAAACAAGTAGAAACCTACTTATTGGAACGCACGCCGAGTATCGTCGCTTTTCCAGATCGTATCCAAGTTATTCAGCCCGCTTACCTTGAAGTATCTGTTTCGGCTTCGCTATTCGTTACGCGAATGGAAAGCATTTTATCGGTAGAAGAGGTGTCGATTGAGACACTAAATCGCTTTTTAGATCCCGTTAACGGCAATTACGATGGGAAAGGGTGGAGCATCGGGGAAATGATCCATGAGTCTATTTTTTACGGCTTATTGAAGGCGATCCGCGGTGTTAGTTTCGTTAGTGACATTGCGCTGAGTGTTGTGCGGATCGAGTACGGACAACGAACCGAAGCAGATGCTGCTGTGTGGGCTGGTCTGCCACATCGTGTCATCGTTAATGGGAAGCATCGAATAACAGTTAACATTCAGTAA
- a CDS encoding phage tail protein, which produces MNGAPRFFSFNKKSDWDKGQAENVTTSDEGICISQTQTYMSSKSIRVADYLGSNRIVDIALSRYGKLYLLTHRAELWLFDPWNGTTEAVFEGDHGLFTATALIAGSDRFVYIFDPTRPHKCAAYSVYNGQAVWQLEEWDELPLYPLAVAADKQDNVYVIVPLQITEMSNGDIYVPQGGEIGVVKIDASGRPDPSFRQSFTVVATLTSLADLARNFYMAVEHQHVHILDTRTGQVHTLTENSKISLSISMLEGALDSSESVCSFAVADIGRLFVGYCRRNDRVAEYDGIVGTIQSFDVSGNVATLTSSLQGHADKILFDDHKRMYVLNRSANELNIRQQSWRTKPINESGSLRGVYYSNAIDSTIEGTNWHKLLLEADIPIETEVRVSSYASDKAMTRAEWIEREQQGLLTMSEPIVNPADALLFKQTGRFLWLKIEMSGSENSTPLLKKLRVYFPRTSLLSYLPAIYEEETGDGPFGPFLERFLAMFDTVLMEKETTIQHMARFFDADAVSGEFLRWIGTWVGISDEHHWAEEQLRSFISQSPDLYARRGTRSGMERMISIFTGEKPIIIEHFQLQAMQEHTELKSLYVRLYGDNPYSFFVLLTPEAMKSDHTQHVIEKVLADHKPAFTEAHVVVLEPWMYMDMHTYLGINTVLTEPHRLVLNEQSSIPHDTVLTEWDRDNRLDMHIRLDIDAELE; this is translated from the coding sequence ATGAACGGAGCCCCGCGCTTTTTCTCCTTCAACAAAAAGAGTGACTGGGACAAAGGACAGGCGGAAAATGTGACGACTTCTGATGAAGGAATATGTATTAGTCAGACGCAAACCTACATGTCCAGCAAATCGATTCGTGTAGCGGACTACTTAGGCTCGAACCGAATCGTTGATATTGCTCTATCCCGTTACGGGAAACTGTATTTGCTAACTCATCGTGCGGAGCTATGGTTGTTCGATCCATGGAACGGAACAACGGAAGCCGTGTTTGAAGGCGATCACGGATTGTTTACGGCAACGGCGTTAATTGCGGGTTCGGATCGTTTTGTGTATATCTTTGATCCGACTCGTCCACATAAATGTGCTGCTTACTCGGTCTATAACGGTCAGGCCGTGTGGCAGCTGGAGGAATGGGATGAGCTACCGCTCTATCCTTTGGCTGTAGCTGCTGATAAGCAGGATAACGTCTATGTGATCGTTCCTTTGCAAATTACCGAGATGTCGAACGGTGACATTTATGTTCCGCAGGGTGGTGAAATCGGGGTCGTTAAAATCGACGCTTCCGGACGTCCTGATCCATCGTTCCGCCAATCGTTCACCGTAGTTGCGACACTGACGAGCTTGGCGGACCTGGCACGAAACTTTTACATGGCTGTAGAGCATCAGCACGTGCACATCTTAGACACCCGCACGGGACAAGTCCATACGCTGACCGAAAATAGCAAGATTTCGCTATCGATTTCGATGCTTGAAGGTGCATTAGATTCGTCGGAGTCCGTATGTAGCTTTGCAGTCGCTGATATCGGGCGATTGTTTGTTGGATATTGCCGCCGTAATGATCGAGTGGCGGAGTATGATGGAATTGTAGGTACGATTCAAAGCTTCGACGTTTCAGGAAACGTTGCGACACTAACGTCTTCTCTTCAAGGGCATGCGGATAAAATATTATTCGATGATCATAAGCGCATGTACGTGCTGAACCGGAGCGCCAATGAACTGAATATCCGGCAACAAAGCTGGCGAACGAAGCCGATAAATGAGAGTGGTTCGCTGCGAGGCGTGTACTATTCGAATGCGATCGACAGTACAATTGAGGGCACGAATTGGCACAAGTTGCTTTTGGAGGCTGATATTCCAATTGAAACGGAAGTCCGGGTTTCGTCTTATGCATCGGATAAAGCGATGACGAGGGCCGAATGGATCGAACGTGAACAGCAGGGGCTGTTGACGATGTCCGAACCGATTGTCAATCCGGCGGATGCGCTGTTATTTAAGCAGACAGGACGGTTTTTATGGCTGAAAATCGAAATGTCCGGCAGTGAAAACAGCACACCATTGCTGAAGAAGCTGCGTGTTTATTTTCCACGAACTTCGCTGCTTTCGTATTTGCCAGCTATTTATGAGGAGGAAACCGGAGATGGCCCGTTCGGTCCCTTCTTAGAACGGTTTTTGGCGATGTTCGATACCGTCTTGATGGAGAAGGAAACAACGATTCAGCACATGGCCCGCTTTTTTGACGCGGATGCGGTATCCGGAGAGTTTTTACGCTGGATTGGAACGTGGGTTGGCATATCGGATGAGCATCATTGGGCAGAAGAACAACTACGGTCTTTTATCAGTCAATCTCCGGACTTGTATGCACGTAGGGGAACACGATCGGGAATGGAACGTATGATCAGCATTTTCACAGGGGAAAAACCGATTATTATCGAGCATTTTCAGTTGCAAGCGATGCAGGAACATACGGAGCTGAAATCGTTATACGTACGCTTGTATGGGGATAATCCGTATAGCTTTTTCGTACTTCTCACACCGGAGGCTATGAAGTCTGATCATACTCAACATGTCATTGAAAAAGTGTTAGCCGATCATAAGCCAGCTTTCACGGAGGCCCATGTCGTTGTGCTTGAGCCATGGATGTATATGGATATGCATACGTATTTGGGGATAAATACGGTATTAACCGAACCGCACAGGCTCGTGTTGAATGAGCAGTCCTCCATCCCACATGATACCGTACTGACGGAGTGGGATCGGGACAATCGCTTGGATATGCATATCCGGCTCGATATCGATGCCGAACTGGAGTGA
- a CDS encoding phage baseplate assembly protein V: MSLFEPSFYGNDRSYRKVDGVMVAIVTNNKDPENLGRVKLKLPLRESENETDWTRIATLMAGSDRGSYFVPEVGDEVLVAFHLGEIRQPYVIGMLWSSTQPAPKANEDNNLRKIRSRAGHEITFDDDTSAGKIIINTAKGQIIQCDDQAETIKIADANGTNSIQIQGGSSGQITVKSQSSTLTLNAKGEITISGTNSVSIKALEVAVEASAALKLKGSASLNIESDGIVNIKGSLVKFN; encoded by the coding sequence GTGAGTTTATTTGAGCCTTCATTTTACGGAAATGATCGTTCTTACCGCAAGGTAGACGGCGTTATGGTTGCGATTGTGACGAACAATAAAGATCCCGAAAATTTAGGAAGAGTGAAGCTAAAGCTTCCACTACGTGAGAGCGAGAATGAAACGGATTGGACGCGTATCGCCACACTCATGGCTGGCAGTGACCGTGGAAGCTATTTTGTACCCGAAGTAGGGGACGAAGTGCTCGTTGCTTTTCATCTTGGGGAAATTCGTCAGCCGTATGTGATCGGCATGTTGTGGAGCAGCACGCAGCCTGCCCCTAAAGCAAATGAGGACAATAATCTGCGTAAAATCCGTTCCCGAGCAGGGCATGAGATTACGTTCGACGACGATACCTCAGCCGGCAAAATTATTATTAATACGGCAAAAGGGCAAATCATTCAGTGCGACGATCAGGCAGAAACGATTAAAATTGCGGATGCCAACGGAACGAACAGTATCCAGATTCAAGGTGGATCTTCTGGGCAGATCACAGTGAAAAGCCAATCATCCACGCTTACCCTAAACGCTAAAGGAGAAATTACGATTTCCGGCACGAATTCGGTATCCATAAAAGCATTGGAAGTTGCGGTCGAGGCTTCAGCTGCGTTGAAATTGAAGGGCAGTGCCTCTTTAAATATTGAATCAGATGGCATCGTTAACATTAAAGGCAGCTTAGTGAAATTTAATTAG